Proteins from one Phocoena phocoena chromosome 7, mPhoPho1.1, whole genome shotgun sequence genomic window:
- the SFT2D3 gene encoding vesicle transport protein SFT2C has protein sequence MADLHRQLQEYLAQGKAGGPAAAEPLLDAGEAEEPTAGAGPAGAWLGRAGLRWTWARSSAEPTTAAAAGPTCMPSVTRAQRLAASGVCLLLAALCFGLAALYAPVLLLRARKFALLWSLGSALALAGGTLLRGGAACGRLLRGEEAPSRPALLYVAALGATLYAALGLRSTLLTALGACAQVAALLAVLLGLLPRGAGTALRVALRRLGPGATLAKALPV, from the coding sequence ATGGCGGACCTCCACCGCCAACTGCAGGAGTATCTGGCGCAGGGGAAAGCGGGCGGGCCGGCAGCCGCCGAGCCGCTCCTCGACGCGGGAGAGGCAGAGGAGCCCACGGCCGGggccgggccggcgggggcgTGGCTCGGCCGCGCGGGCCTGCGCTGGACGTGGGCGCGGAGCTCCGCGGAGCCgacgacggcggcggcggcgggaccGACGTGCATGCCGAGCGTGACGCGCGCTCAGCGGCTGGCGGCGAGCGGCGTGTGCCTGCTGCTGGCCGCGCTCTGCTTCGGCCTGGCCGCACTCTACGCCCCAGTGTTGCTGTTGCGCGCCCGCAAGTTCGCGCTGCTGTGGTCGCTGGGCTCGGCGCTGGCGCTAGCAGGCGGCACGCTCCTGCGAGGCGGTGCGGCGTGCGGACGCCTGCTGCGCGGCGAGGAGGCGCCGTCGCGGCCCGCGCTGCTCTACGTGGCCGCGCTGGGCGCTACGCTGTACGCGGCGCTGGGTCTGCGCAGCACGTTGCTCACGGCGCTGGGCGCCTGCGCGCAGGTGGCTGCGCTGCTCGCCGTGCTGTTGGGTTTGCTGCCCCGCGGCGCGGGCACCGCGCTGCGCGTGGCGCTTCGGCGCCTGGGCCCGGGCGCCACCCTCGCCAAGGCGCTCCCCGTGTGA